In the Acomys russatus chromosome 11, mAcoRus1.1, whole genome shotgun sequence genome, one interval contains:
- the Actr1b gene encoding beta-centractin isoform X1 translates to MESYDIIANQPVVIDNGSGVIKAGFAGDQIPKYCFPNYVGRPKHMRVMAGALEGDLFIGPKAEEHRGLLTIRYPMEHGVVRDWNDMERIWQYVYSKDQLQTFSEEHPVLLTEAPLNPSKNREKAAEVFFETFNVPALFISMQAVLSLYATGRTTGVVLDSGDGVTHAVPIYEGFAMPHSIMRVDIAGRDVSRYLRLLLRKEGADFHTSAEFEVVRTIKERACYLSINPQKDEALETEKVQYTLPDGSTLDVGPARFRAPELLFQPDLVGDESEGLHEVLAFAIHKSDMDLRRTLFSNIVLSGGSTLFKGFGDRLLSEVKKLAPKDVKIKISAPQERLYSTWIGGSILASLDTFKKMWVSKKEYEEDGSRAIHRKTF, encoded by the exons TGTGGGACGGCCAAAGCACATGCGGGTTATGGCTGGAGCCCTGGAGGGAGACCTGTTCATTGGACCGAAAGCAGAG GAGCACCGGGGGCTTCTGACCATCCGCTACCCCATGGAGCACGGCGTGGTGCGCGACTGGAACGACATGGAGCGCATCTGGCAGTACGTGTACTCTAAGGACCAGCTGCAGACCTTCTCCGAGGAG cACCCAGTTCTTCTGACAGAGGCCCCACTGAACCCCAGTAAGAACCGAGAGAAGGCGGCAGAGGTGTTCTTTGAGACCTTCAATGTTCCTGCACTGTTTATCTCCATGCAGGCCGTGCTCAGCCT GTACGCAACAGGACGCACAACAGGAGTGGTTCTAGACTCGGGTGACGGGGTCACTCACGCTGTCCCCATCTATGAGGGCTTTGCGATGCCACACTCCATCATGCGGGTAGACATTGCGGGCCGTGACGTCTCTCGATATCTGAGGCTGCTGCTGCGCAAGGAAGGGGCTGACTTTCACACCTCGGCTGAGTTTGAGGTTGTCCGGACCATCAAAGAG CGGGCCTGCTACCTGTCCATCAACCCACAAAAGGACGAGGCTCTAGAGACCGAGAAGGTGCAGTACACCCTTCCAGACGGCAGCACACTTGAT GTGGGCCCTGCACGCTTCCGGGCCCCTGAGCTGCTGTTCCAGCCAGACCTGGTGGGAGATGAGAGTGAGGGGCTCCATGAGGTGCTGGCCTTCGCCATCCATAAGTCCGACATGGACCTTCGCCGGACACTGTTCTCCAATATTGTGCTCTCAGGGGGCTCTACACTCTTTAAAG GCTTTGGAGACAGGCTACTAAGTGAGGTAAAGAAGCTTGCCCCAAAGGACGTTAAAATCAAG ATCTCAGCTCCTCAGGAGCGGCTGTACTCCACCTGGATCGG CGGCTCCATCCTCGCTTCCTTGGACACCTTCAAGAAGATGTGGGTATCCAAAAAGGAATATGAAGAAGATGGCTCCCGTGCGATTCATCGCAAAACCTTCTAA